A window of Macrotis lagotis isolate mMagLag1 chromosome X, bilby.v1.9.chrom.fasta, whole genome shotgun sequence contains these coding sequences:
- the LOC141500464 gene encoding small ribosomal subunit protein uS14-like produces MGHQQLYWSPPHKFSQGSQSCCVCSNRHGLIHKYGLNMCRQCFRQYEKDIGFIKLD; encoded by the coding sequence ATGGGTCACCAGCAGCTCTACTGGAGCCCCCCTCATAAATTCAGCCAGGGGTCTCAGTCGTGCTGTGTCTGTTCCAATCGCCACGGCCTGATCCACAAATATGGCCTGAACATGTGCCGCCAGTGCTTCCGGCAGTATGAGAAAGACATTGGTTTCATCAAGTTGGACTAA